One genomic segment of Syngnathus acus chromosome 1, fSynAcu1.2, whole genome shotgun sequence includes these proteins:
- the adra2c gene encoding alpha-2C adrenergic receptor — protein sequence MDFLNFSSLEEGMEADNISTNNTSQSKYTPLAIWSLAGLVSFLILFTIVGNVLVVIAVLTSRALKPPQNLFLVSLASADILVATLVMPFSLANELMGYWLFGTIWCDIYLALDVLFCTSSIVHLCAISLDRYWSVTQAVEYNLKRTPKRVKGMIVVVWLISAVISFPPLISMDRSNNETTPQCFINDDTWYILYSSIGSFFAPCVIMILVYIRIYQVAKTRTRTMSEKKRDVDSPQENGRTDTDKAGSFKSERGGSVKELDCENGHCKEHMASSSVTNTSKNRHHDDFDDSSSSDEKPKKSSTSSKHHHDDRKDRKSSRKSSSASKFSSRKSCASSKSMELFSSRRKRRSTVNRKKVSAAREKRFTFVLAVVMGVFVLCWFPFFFSYSLYGVCREKCKIPETLFKFFFWIGYCNSSLNPVIYTIFNQDFRRAFQKILCKSWKRSF from the coding sequence ATGGATTTCTTGAATTTCTCCTCTTTAGAGGAAGGGATGGAGGCAGACAACATCTCCACTAACAACACCTCTCAGAGCAAGTACACCCCTCTCGCCATCTGGAGTCTGGCTGGACTTGTCAGTTTTCTAATCCTGTTTACGATAGTGGGCAATGTCTTGGTCGTTATCGCCGTTTTAACGAGCAGAGCTCTGAAACCACCCCAGAATCTTTTTCTGGTGTCTCTGGCTAGTGCAGACATCCTGGTGGCCACGCTGGTCATGCCCTTTTCTCTGGCAAACGAACTTATGGGTTACTGGCTTTTTGGTACGATATGGTGCGACATCTATTTGGCTTTGGATGTTTTATTCTGCACCTCCTCTATTGTGCACCTCTGTGCCATTAGTCTGGACCGCTACTGGTCAGTGACACAGGCGGTAGAGTACAACTTGAAGAGAACGCCAAAGAGAGTCAAAGGGATGATTGTGGTGGTGTGGTTGATCTCAGCTGTTATCTCCTTCCCGCCGCTGATATCGATGGACAGGAGCAACAACGAGACAACCCCACAGTGCTTTATAAATGATGACACCTGGTACATCCTCTACTCCAGCATCGGGTCCTTCTTTGCCCCCTGTGTCATCATGATTCTGGTCTATATTCGGATCTACCAAGTGGCAAAGACCAGGACAAGAACCATGTCAGAGAAGAAAAGGGACGTGGATTCACCACAGGAGAACGGTCGAACCGACACGGACAAAGCCGGTTCGTTTAAGTCTGAAAGAgggggaagtgttaaagagcTTGATTGTGAAAACGGCCATTGCAAGGAACACATGGCCAGTTCGTCTGTGACAAACACTTCTAAAAACCGACACCACGACGATTTCGACGACAGCAGTTCCTCTGACGAGAAACCCAAGAAAAGCTCCACGTCGTCCAAACATCACCACGATGACCGAAAAGACAGGAAGTCCAGCAGGAAAAGCAGCTCTGCCTCGAAATTCTCCAGCAGGAAGTCGTGTGCCAGTTCCAAGTCCATGGAGCTGTTCTCATCTCGCCGCAAACGCAGAAGCACAGTCAACAGGAAGAAAGTGTCGGCAGCACGAGAAAAGCGCTTTACGTTCGTCCTGGCTGTGGTCATgggggtttttgttttgtgctggTTCCCCTTTTTCTTCTCATACAGCCTGTATGGAGTCTGTAGGGAGAAGTGCAAGATCCCAGAGACTCTCTTCAAGTTCTTCTTTTGGATCGGCTACTGTAACAGCTCTCTCAATCCGGTCATCTACACCATCTTCAACCAAGACTTTCGCAGAGCTTTCCAGAAGATTCTCTGTAAGTCATGGAAACGCTCTTTCTGA